In Mytilus edulis chromosome 6, xbMytEdul2.2, whole genome shotgun sequence, the following proteins share a genomic window:
- the LOC139528161 gene encoding mucin-2-like gives MTTEPTTSQMTTEPTTSKVTTEPTTSEMTTEPTASEMTTVLTTSELTTELTTSELTTEPTTSEMTTEPTTSQMTTEPTTSEVTTVLTTSELTTELTTSELTTEPTTSELTTEPTTSEVTTVLTTSELTTELTTSELTTEPTTSELTTEPTTSEMSTEPTTSQLTTEPTTSELTTEPTTSEMTTEPTTSQMTTVQTTSEVTTEPTTSQLTTEPTTSELTTVQTTSEVTTEPTTSQLTTEPTTSQLTTEPTTSDMITEPTTSELTTEPTTSELTTEPTTSDMTTVQTTSELTSEPTTSDMTTVQTTSELTSEPTTTEMTTEPTTSDMTIVQTTSELTSEPTTSEITTEPTTSELIKEPTTSEMTTVPTTSEMTTEPTTSEVTTVPTTYEMTTEPTTYELTTEPTTSELTTEPTTSEMTTEPTTSEMTTEPTTSEMTTVPTTSDMTTEPTTSELTTEPTTSELTTEPTTSDMTTEPTTSDMTTEPTTSEVTTVPTTSEITTEPTTSEVTTEPTTFEVTTEPTTSEVNTEPTTSESTTEPTTSDMTTVPTTSEMTTVPTTSEMLTEPTTSDMTTEPTTSQVTTEPTTSEMTTEPTTSEMLTEPTTSDMTTEPTTSDMTTVPTTSEMTTVPTTSEMLTEPTTSDMTTEPTTSEMTTVPTTSEMLTEPTTSEVTTVPTTYEMTTEPTTYELTTEPTTSELTTEPTTSEMTTEPTTSEMTTEPTTSEMTTVPTTSDMTTEPTTSELTTEPTTSELTTEPTTSDMTTEPTTSDMTTEPTTSESTTEPTTSDMTTVPTTSEMTTVPTTSEMLTEPTTSDMTTEPTTSQVTTEPTTSEMTTEPTTSEMLTEPTTSDMTTEPTTSDMTTVPTTSEMTTVPTTSEMLTEPTTSEMLTEPTTSDMTTEPTTSEMTTKPTTSELTTEPTTSEITTEPTTSEMTTEPTTSEITTEPTTSDMTTVPTTSEMLTEPTTSEMTTEPTTSKVTTEPTTSEMTTKPTTSEITTEPTTSEMLTEPTTSEMTTEPTTSKVTTEPTTSEITTKPTTSEMLTEPTTSEMTTEPTTSKVTTEPTTSELTTEPTTSEMTTEPTTSDMTTEPTTSEVTTVPTTSEITTEPTTSEMTTEPTTSEITTEPTTSDMTTVPTTSQMTTVPTTSEVTTVPTTPEMTTVPTTSEVTTEPTTSQLTTVPTTSEVTTVLTTSELTTELTTSELTTEPTTSEVTTVPTTSQMTTEPTTSKVTTEPTTSEMTTEPTASEMTTVPTTSELTTVPTTPEMTTVLTTSQMTIVPTTSEVTTVPTTSEMTTLPATSEMTTEPTTSEITTVKLTETKASTSPTENTVSMSPTETTMSTSPTQETVSTSYLETTVMTTTSEDGILPDEKSNPDTIFLYISIPILCVLLFILLVFAWKQKTKMRKNKSFYSMERNGLSTMSIRTNESVEAFPAENVLMTSDLPHHKTLPFQKIVTFYNPEYES, from the exons atgactacagaaccaacaacatctcagatgactacagaaccaacaacatctaaggtgactacagaaccaacaacatctgagatGACTACAGAACCAACAGCATCTGAGATGACTACAGTACTAACGACATCTGAGTTGACTACAGAACTAACTACATCTGAGTtgactacagaaccaacaacatctgagatgactacagaaccaacaacatctcagatgactacagaaccaacaacatctgaggTGACTACAGTACTAACGACATCTGAGTTGACTACAGAACTAACTACATCTGAGTtgactacagaaccaacaacatctgagttgactacagaaccaacaacatctgaggTGACTACAGTACTAACGACATCTGAGTTGACTACAGAACTAACTACATCTGAGTtgactacagaaccaacaacatctgagttgactacagaaccaacaacatctgagatGTCTACAGAACCAACTACATCTCAGTtgactacagaaccaacaacatctgagttgactacagaaccaacaacatctgagatgactacagaaccaacaacatctcAGATGACTACAGTACAAACAACATCTGAGGTGACTACAGAACCAACTACATCTCAGTtgactacagaaccaacaacatctgagtTGACTACAGTACAAACAACATCTGAGGTGACTACAGAACCAACTACATCTCAGTTGACTACAGAACCAACTACATCTCAGTtgactacagaaccaacaacatctgatATGAttacagaaccaacaacatctgagttgactacagaaccaacaacatctgagttgactacagaaccaacaacatctgatATGACTACAGTACAAACAACATCTGAGTTGACTtcagaaccaacaacatctgatATGACTACAGTACAAACAACATCTGAGTTGACTTCAGAACCAACAACAACTGAGAtgactacagaaccaacaacatctgatATGACTATAGTACAAACAACATCTGAGTTGACTtcagaaccaacaacatctgagatTACgacagaaccaacaacatctgagtTGATTAAAGAACCGACAACATCTGAGATGACAACTGTACCAACAACATCTGAG AtgactacagaaccaacaacatctgaggTGACAACAGTACCAACAACATATGAGAtgactacagaaccaacaacatatgagttgactacagaaccaacaacatctgagttgactacagaaccaacaacatctgaaatgactacagaaccaacaacatctgagatgactacagaaccaacaacatctgagatGACAACAGTACCAACAACATCTGATATGACaacagaaccaacaacatctgagtTGACTACAGAACCAACTACATCTGAGTtgactacagaaccaacaacatctgatATGACaacagaaccaacaacatctgatATGACaacagaaccaacaacatctgaggTGACAACAGTACCAACAACATCTGAGATAACTACCGAACCAACTACATCTGAGGTGACTACCGAACCAACTACATTTGAGGTGACTACCGAACCAACTACATCTGAGGTGAatacagaaccaacaacatctgagtcgactacagaaccaacaacatctgatATGACAACAGTACCAACAACATCTGAGATGACTACAGTACCAACAACATCTGAGATGCTaacagaaccaacaacatctgatatgactacagaaccaacaacatctcAGGTGACaacagaaccaacaacatctgagatgactacagaaccaacaacatctgagatgctaacagaaccaacaacatctgatatgactacagaaccaacaacatctgatATGACAACAGTACCAACAACATCTGAGATGACTACAGTACCAACAACATCTGAGATGCTaacagaaccaacaacatctgatatgactacagaaccaacaacatctgagatGACTACAGTACCAACAACATCTGAGATGCTaacagaaccaacaacatctgaggTGACAACAGTACCAACAACATATGAGAtgactacagaaccaacaacatatgagttgactacagaaccaacaacatctgagttgactacagaaccaacaacatctgaaatgactacagaaccaacaacatctgagatgactacagaaccaacaacatctgagatGACAACAGTACCAACAACATCTGATATGACaacagaaccaacaacatctgagtTGACTACAGAACCAACTACATCTGAGTtgactacagaaccaacaacatctgatATGACaacagaaccaacaacatctgatATGACaacagaaccaacaacatctgag tcgactacagaaccaacaacatctgatATGACAACAGTACCAACAACATCTGAGATGACTACAGTACCAACAACATCTGAGATGCTaacagaaccaacaacatctgatatgactacagaaccaacaacatctcAGGTGACaacagaaccaacaacatctgagatgactacagaaccaacaacatctgagatgctaacagaaccaacaacatctgatatgactacagaaccaacaacatctgatATGACAACAGTACCAACAACATCTGAGATGACTACAGTACCAACAACATCTGAGATGCTaacagaaccaacaacatctgagatgctaacagaaccaacaacatctgatatgactacagaaccaacaacatctgagatGACTACAAAACCAACAACATCTGAGTtgactacagaaccaacaacatctgagattacaacagaaccaacaacatctgagatgactacagaaccaacaacatctgagattacaacagaaccaacaacatctgatATGACAACAGTACCAACAACATCTGAGATGCTaacagaaccaacaacatctgagatgacaacagaaccaacaacatctaaggtgactacagaaccaacaacatctgagatGACTACAAaaccaacaacatctgagattacaacagaaccaacaacatctgagatgctaacagaaccaacaacatctgagatgacaacagaaccaacaacatctaaggtgactacagaaccaacaacatctgagatTACAACAAaaccaacaacatctgagatgctaacagaaccaacaacatctgagatgacaacagaaccaacaacatctaAGGTGACTACAGAACCAACTACATCTGAGTtgactacagaaccaacaacatctgagatgactacagaaccaacaacatctgatatgactacagaaccaacaacatctgaggTGACAACAGTACCAACAACATCTGAGATTACaacagaaccaacaacatctgagatgactacagaaccaacaacatctgagattacaacagaaccaacaacatctgatATGACAACAGTACCAACAACATCTCAGATGACTACAGTACCAACAACATCTGAGGTGACTACAGTACCAACAACACCTGAGATGACTACAGTACCAACAACATCTGAGGtgactacagaaccaacaacatctcAGTTGACTACAGTACCAACAACATCTGAGGTGACTACAGTACTAACGACATCTGAGTTGACTACAGAACTAACTACATCTGAGTtgactacagaaccaacaacatctgaggTGACTACAGTACCTACAACATCTCAGAtgactacagaaccaacaacatctaaggtgactacagaaccaacaacatctgagatGACTACAGAACCAACAGCATCTGAGATGACTACAGTACCAACAACATCTGAGTTGACTACAGTACCAACAACACCTGAGATGACTACAGTACTAACGACATCTCAGATGACTATAGTACCAACAACATCTGAGGTAACTACAGTACCAACAACATCTGAGATGACTACATTACCAGCAACATCTGAGAtgactacagaaccaacaacatctgagatAACTACTGTAAAATTAACTGAGACTAAAGCATCAACGTCACCAACAGAGAACACAGTATCAATGTCACCAACAGAAACAACAATGTCAACTTCACCTACACAAGAAACAGTATCGACATCATATTTAGAAACAACAGTTATGACAACCACATCTGAAGACGGAATTCTTCCAGACGAGAAAAGTAACCCAG ATACAATTTTCTTGTATATTTCTATCCCCATACTTTGTGTGTTGTTGTTTATACTGCTAGTGTTTGCGTGGAAACAGAAGACAAAAATGAG AAAAAATAAAAGCTTTTATTCTATGGAAAGAAATGGACTAAGTACAATGTCTATCAGAACCAACGAATCCGTTGAAGCATTCCCTGCAGAGAATGTCCTTATGACTAGTGATCTTCCACACCACAAAACACTTCCCTTTCAGAAAATTGTCACATTTTATAATCCTGAATACGAAT CATAG
- the LOC139526549 gene encoding uncharacterized protein, translating into MITNLLFVVSVFLLLECLVAEECSSDQWQCKVGTCYGCGNGTCIDRASLCDEGFDCKDMSDELNCTNTRPCIEGLNYRCDNGQCANRCNDITDCFDGTDEANCTTQPFTVSSISSSTSINITLSSILTQTSSLLRNITESSLSTEKTVSLFQSYKTEVTTKELTTEPKISEVTTRPTTLELTTLFTTSGMTTVPTTSDMTTEPTTSELTSVQTTSEVTIVPTTSEMSTEPTTSELTTEPTTSELTTEPTTSAMSTEPTTSELSTEPTTSEMSTEPTTSELTTEPTTSELTTEPTTSELTTEPTTSELTTEPTTSELTTEPTTSELSTEPTTSEVTTVPTTPEMTTEPTTSELTTEPTTSEVTTVPTTSEMTTEPTTSELTTEPTTSQLTTEPTTTEMTTVQTTSELSTEPTTSELTTEPTTSELTTEPTTSEMSTEPTTSELSTEPTTSELSTKPTTSELSTEPTTSKVTTEPTTSEMSTEPTTSKVTTEPTTSELSTKPTTSEMTTVPSTSEMTTEPTTSKVTTEPTTSQMTTEPTTSKVTTEPTTSEVTTEPTTSELTTEPTTSEMTTVPSTSEMTTEPTTSKVTTEPTTSQMTTEPTTSKVTTEPTTSELTTELTTSELTTEPTTSEMTTEPTTSKMTTEPTTSELTTEPTTSEVTTVLTTSELTTEPTTSELTTEPTTSELTTEPTTSEMLTEPTTSEMTTEPTTSQMTTEPTTSEMTTVPSTSEMTTEPTTSKVTTEPTTSQMTTEPTTSKVTTEPTTSELTTELTTSELTTEPTTSEMTTEPTTSQMTTEPTTSKVTTEPTTSEMTTEPTASEMTTEPTTSQLTTEPTTSQMTTEPTTSEMTTVPTTSELTTEPTTSEVTTVLTTSELTTELTTSELTTEPTTSELTTEPTTSEN; encoded by the exons ATGATAACAAACTTACTATTTGTCGTTAGTGTATTTCTTTTGCTGGAATGCTTAGTAG CTGAAGAATGCAGTTCAGATCAGTGGCAATGTAAGGTTGGAACATGTTATGGTTGTGGCAATGGAACATGTATCGATAGAGCATCATTATGCGATGAAGGCTTCGATTGTAAAGACATGTCTGATGAGTTGAATt GTACAAATACCAGACCGTGTATTGAAGGCTTAAATTATCGATGTGATAATGGACAATGTGCTAATAGATGCAATGACATCACAGATTGTTTCGATGGTACAGATGAAGCTAATTGTACAACACAACCATTTACGGTATCGTCGATATCGTCTTCAACGTCGATAAATATAACATTGTCCTCAATACTAACACAAACATCATCACTGCTAAGAAATATTACAGAGTCGTCATTATCTACAGAAAAAACAGTGTCGTTGTTTCAATCATACAAAACAGAAGTAACAACCAAAGAATTAACAACTGAACCAAAAATATCTGAAGTGACAACAAGACCTACAACACTGGAACTAACAACCTTATTCACAACATCTGGTATGACCACAGTACCAACAACATCTGATATGACTACAGAGCCAACAACATCTGAGTTGACTTCAGTACAAACAACATCGGAGGTGACTATAGTACCTACAACATCTGAGATGTCGACAGAACCAACTACATCTGAATTGACTACAGAACCTACTACATCTGAATTGACTACAGAACCTACAACATCTGCGATGTCGACAGAACCAACTACATCTGAGTTGtctacagaaccaacaacatctgagatgtctacagaaccaacaacatctgagtTGACTACAGAACCAACTACATCTGAGTtgactacagaaccaacaacatctgagtTGACTACAGAACCTACAACATCTGAGTTAACTACAGAACCAACTACATCTGAGTtgactacagaaccaacaacatctgagtTGTCTACAGAACCTACAACATCTGAGGTGACTACAGTACCAACAACACCTGAGATGACTACAGAACCAACTACATCTGAGTtgactacagaaccaacaacatctgaggTGACTACAGTACCAACAACATCTGAGAtgactacagaaccaacaacatctgagtTGACTACAGAACCAACTACATCTCAGTtgactacagaaccaacaacaACTGAGATGACTACAGTACAAACAACATCTGAGTTGTCTACAGAACCTACAACATCTGAGTTGACTACAGAACCAACTACATCTGAGTtgactacagaaccaacaacatctgagatgtcgacagaaccaacaacatctgagttgtctacagaaccaacaacatctgagtTGTCTACAAAACCAACAACATCTGAGTTGTCgacagaaccaacaacatctaaggtgactacagaaccaacaacatctgagatgtcgacagaaccaacaacatctaaggtgactacagaaccaacaacatctgagtTGTCTACAAaaccaacaacatctgagatGACAACAGTACCATCAACATCTGAGAtgactacagaaccaacaacatctaaggtgactacagaaccaacaacTTCTCAGAtgactacagaaccaacaacatctaaggtgactacagaaccaacaacatctgaggtgactacagaaccaacaacatctgagttgactacagaaccaacaacatctgagatGACAACAGTACCATCAACATCTGAGAtgactacagaaccaacaacatctaaggtgactacagaaccaacaacTTCTCAGAtgactacagaaccaacaacatctaaggtgactacagaaccaacaacatctgagtTGACTACAGAACTAACTACATCTGAGTtgactacagaaccaacaacatctgagatgactacagaaccaacaacatctaag atgactacagaaccaacaacatctgagttgactacagaaccaacaacatctgaggTGACTACAGTACTAACGACATCTGAGTTGACTACAGAACCAACTACATCTGAGTTGACTACAGAACCAACGACATCTGAGTtgactacagaaccaacaacatctgagatgctaacagaaccaacaacatctgagatgactacagaaccaacaacatctcagatgactacagaaccaacaacatctgagatGACAACAGTACCATCAACATCTGAGAtgactacagaaccaacaacatctaaggtgactacagaaccaacaacTTCTCAGAtgactacagaaccaacaacatctaaggtgactacagaaccaacaacatctgagtTGACTACAGAACTAACTACATCTGAGTtgactacagaaccaacaacatctgagatgactacagaaccaacaacatctcagatgactacagaaccaacaacatctaaggtgactacagaaccaacaacatctgagatGACTACAGAACCAACAGCATCTGAGAtgactacagaaccaacaacatctcagttgactacagaaccaacaacatctcagatgactacagaaccaacaacatctgagatGACTACAGTACCAACAACATCTGAGTtgactacagaaccaacaacatctgaggTGACTACAGTACTAACGACATCTGAGTTGACTACAGAACTAACTACATCTGAGTtgactacagaaccaacaacatctgagttgactacagaaccaacaacatctgag AACTAA